GCACGGCCAGCCCCACCGAGCTGCGATAGAAGGATCCCGGCTCGAAATACGCGCCGCCGCGTCCGGCCAGCAGGTACTCCACGATCCCGAAGAGACCGAGCAGCCCCAGCGCGGCCAGGGTGGCCCCCGTCCAGTACCGTACCGCGCGTCGCCGCGTCGCCGGTTCCGTCGCGAGGGCGTGGAACATGAATCCGACCGACGCGGCCAGCAGCAGCACGCGCGCCATCCGGTAGGCCGAGAAGAACACGAACCGGTCGGCGTGCCCCGCTACGAGGGCGAGCAGGCTGATGGCGCCGAAGTTGCAGAAGAGCAGCACCGGCAGGTTCGGGCGCGGCCAGGGCGACCTGTCGCGCCCGGAGGCCCTGCTGGCCAGCCAGCCGGCCAGGGCGGCCAGCAGCACGACCTCGGTGGCGTAGATGCCGCGGCCGGGCGTCAGGAAGAAGAAGTCGACGACGGGCCCGAGCGGCACCAGCAGGGCCAGCGACACCAGCGAACCGGCGCGGGTGAACCAGGCCAGGGCCGCGGCGGCCAGCAGCGCCAGGTACAGGCGCCGCTCGTCGACCTCCGGCGCAGCCAGGGCGTGGGCCAGCACGAC
This region of bacterium genomic DNA includes:
- a CDS encoding O-antigen ligase family protein, giving the protein MTRGGRVAAALAALLFIVVLAHALAAPEVDERRLYLALLAAAALAWFTRAGSLVSLALLVPLGPVVDFFFLTPGRGIYATEVVLLAALAGWLASRASGRDRSPWPRPNLPVLLFCNFGAISLLALVAGHADRFVFFSAYRMARVLLLAASVGFMFHALATEPATRRRAVRYWTGATLAALGLLGLFGIVEYLLAGRGGAYFEPGSFYRSSVGLAVHVAFFAPLSLSVWLGASSREWRLLGAASWLVALVCLPLTASRGALGSVFVTSVLVVLATARRTRGRGWRGIAAVLLLLTAGLTLLAARPELAGEAFAYKYRASVEGDFFSTRVDEWREAWAAIKRYPIFGEGPGAWAPSIPLELARRHGLPAALLALA